The Pseudomonas fluorescens genome includes a window with the following:
- the plsB gene encoding glycerol-3-phosphate 1-O-acyltransferase PlsB: MTRSPFRRLVFGTLRRLLYLWVRSETINQSSFTLNLDRSRPVFYVLQDPSLTDLAVLDTECTKAGLPRPVLPVSVGNLLEPAAFFYLTPAPDWIGRQDKRGAPPTLTRLVNALTHNAAEDAQIIPVSVFWGQSPDSESSPWKLLFADSWAVTGRLRRLLSIMILGRKTRVQFSAPIHLRELIEHDKGHERTVRMAQRILRVHFRNLKAAVIGPDISHRRNLVKGLLNQPLVKQAIIDEAEREKITPEKAKAQALRYGNEIASDYTYTAIRFLEVVLSWFWNKIYDGIKVNHIEGVQNVAQGHEVIYVPCHRSHIDYLLLSYLLFRNGLTPPHIAAGINLNMPVIGGLLRRGGAFFMRRTFKGNPLYTAVFNEYLHTLFTKGFPVEYFVEGGRSRTGRMLQPKTGMLAITLRSFLRSSRMPIVFVPVYIGYERVLEGRTYLGELRGASKKKESIFDIFKVIGALKQRFGQVAVNFGEPIKLAEFLDGEQPGWRQQELGPQFKPAWLNATTHRLGERVARHLNEAAAINPVNLVALALLSTSRLALDDRAMARVLDLYLALLRKVPYSPHTTLPEGDGRVLIEHVKGMDLLSEQSDALGKILYLDEQNAVLMTYYRNNVLHIFALPALLASFFQSSSRMSREQILRYTHALYPYLQSELFIRWSLEELDGVVDQWLEAFVEQGLLRFEKDLYLRPAPSSRHFVLLTLLSKSIAQTLQRFYMTVSLLLNSGQNTISAEELEDLCTVMAQRLSILHGLNAPEFFDKSLFRHFIQTMLDLDVLRRDEAGKLSYHELLGELAEGAAKRVLPAEIRLSIRQVALHRSDDAADVAISPDS; this comes from the coding sequence ATGACCCGCTCCCCGTTCCGCCGTCTTGTGTTTGGCACCCTGCGCCGACTGTTGTACCTCTGGGTTCGCTCAGAGACGATCAACCAGTCGTCCTTCACCCTCAACCTCGACCGCAGTCGCCCGGTGTTCTACGTCCTGCAAGATCCTTCGCTCACTGACCTGGCGGTGCTCGACACCGAATGCACCAAGGCCGGCCTGCCCCGTCCGGTGCTGCCGGTCTCGGTGGGTAACCTGCTGGAGCCGGCGGCGTTTTTCTACCTGACGCCGGCGCCGGACTGGATCGGGCGCCAGGACAAGCGCGGTGCGCCGCCCACCCTGACGCGGCTGGTCAACGCCCTGACCCACAATGCCGCCGAAGACGCGCAGATCATCCCGGTCAGCGTGTTCTGGGGCCAGTCGCCCGACAGCGAGTCCAGCCCCTGGAAGCTGTTGTTCGCCGACAGTTGGGCCGTCACCGGGCGCCTGCGTCGCCTGTTGAGCATCATGATCCTGGGGCGCAAGACCCGCGTGCAGTTCTCCGCGCCGATCCATCTGCGCGAGCTGATTGAACACGATAAGGGCCACGAACGCACCGTGCGCATGGCCCAACGGATCCTGCGGGTGCACTTTCGCAACCTGAAGGCCGCGGTCATCGGCCCCGACATTTCCCATCGGCGCAACCTGGTCAAGGGCCTGCTGAACCAGCCGCTGGTCAAGCAGGCGATTATCGACGAGGCCGAGCGGGAAAAGATCACCCCGGAAAAAGCCAAGGCCCAGGCCCTGCGCTATGGCAACGAAATCGCCTCGGACTACACCTACACCGCGATCCGCTTTCTGGAAGTGGTGCTCAGCTGGTTCTGGAACAAGATCTACGACGGCATCAAGGTCAACCACATCGAAGGTGTGCAAAACGTTGCCCAGGGCCACGAAGTCATCTACGTGCCGTGCCACCGCAGCCACATCGACTACTTGCTGCTGTCGTACCTGTTGTTTCGCAACGGCCTGACGCCGCCGCACATCGCCGCCGGCATCAACCTCAACATGCCGGTGATCGGTGGCCTGCTGCGCCGTGGCGGGGCGTTCTTCATGCGTCGCACCTTCAAGGGCAACCCGCTCTACACCGCCGTGTTCAACGAATACCTGCACACGCTGTTCACCAAAGGTTTCCCGGTGGAGTACTTCGTCGAGGGTGGGCGTTCGCGCACCGGGCGCATGCTGCAACCCAAGACCGGCATGCTCGCCATCACCCTGCGCAGTTTCCTGCGTTCATCGCGCATGCCCATCGTGTTCGTGCCGGTCTACATTGGTTATGAGCGCGTACTGGAAGGCCGCACCTACCTGGGCGAACTGCGTGGGGCCAGCAAGAAAAAAGAATCGATCTTCGACATCTTCAAGGTCATCGGCGCCCTCAAGCAACGCTTCGGCCAGGTGGCGGTGAACTTCGGTGAACCGATCAAGCTGGCGGAATTCCTCGACGGCGAACAACCGGGTTGGCGCCAACAGGAGCTGGGCCCGCAGTTCAAGCCGGCCTGGCTCAACGCGACCACCCACCGCCTCGGCGAGCGCGTGGCCCGGCACCTGAACGAAGCCGCTGCGATCAACCCGGTCAACCTGGTCGCCCTGGCGCTGCTGTCCACCAGCCGCCTGGCCCTGGACGACCGCGCCATGGCCCGGGTGCTGGACCTGTACCTGGCGTTGCTGCGCAAGGTCCCGTACTCGCCCCACACCACCCTGCCCGAAGGCGATGGCCGGGTGCTGATCGAACATGTAAAAGGCATGGACCTGCTGTCGGAACAGAGCGATGCCCTGGGCAAGATTCTGTACCTGGATGAGCAGAACGCGGTACTGATGACCTACTACCGCAACAACGTCCTGCACATCTTCGCCCTGCCGGCGTTGCTGGCGAGCTTCTTCCAGAGCAGCTCGCGCATGAGTCGCGAGCAGATCCTGCGCTACACCCATGCGTTGTACCCGTACCTGCAATCGGAATTGTTCATTCGCTGGTCGCTGGAAGAACTGGACGGCGTGGTCGACCAGTGGCTTGAAGCATTCGTCGAACAAGGGCTGCTGCGTTTCGAAAAAGACCTGTACCTGCGTCCGGCGCCAAGTTCGCGGCATTTCGTGCTGCTGACCCTGCTGTCAAAAAGCATCGCCCAGACCTTGCAGCGCTTCTACATGACCGTCTCGCTGCTGCTCAACAGCGGCCAGAACACCATCAGCGCCGAAGAACTGGAAGACCTCTGCACCGTCATGGCCCAGCGCCTGTCGATCCTGCATGGCCTGAATGCGCCGGAGTTCTTCGACAAGAGCCTGTTCCGCCACTTCATCCAGACGATGCTCGACCTCGATGTACTGCGCCGCGACGAAGCCGGCAAACTCAGCTACCACGAGCTGCTGGGCGAACTGGCCGAAGGCGCAGCCAAGCGGGTGCTGCCAGCGGAAATTCGCCTGTCGATCCGTCAGGTGGCGCTGCATCGCAGTGACGATGCAGCGGACGTCGCCATCAGCCCCGACAGTTGA
- a CDS encoding putative RNA methyltransferase, with product MLACPICSEPLNAVDNGVVCPAGHRFDRARQGYLNLLPVQHKNSRDPGDNLAMVEARRDFLNAGHYAPVARRLAELAAERAPGRWLDIGCGEGYYTAQIAEALPNADGYALDISREAVKRACKRNPQLTWLIASMARVPLADGCCQFLASVFSPLDWQEAKRLLSPGGGLMKVGPTAGHLMELRGRLYDEVREYIDDKHLALVPPGMVLDHSETLEFKLTLNGGQDRANLLAMTPHGWRASAERRASVIEQAEPFQVTVSMRYDYFVLQ from the coding sequence ATGCTCGCCTGCCCTATTTGCAGTGAACCGCTGAACGCGGTGGACAACGGCGTGGTGTGCCCGGCCGGCCACCGCTTCGACCGCGCGCGGCAGGGTTACCTGAACCTGTTGCCGGTGCAGCACAAGAACAGCCGCGACCCCGGCGACAACCTGGCGATGGTCGAAGCCCGGCGCGATTTTCTCAACGCCGGGCATTACGCCCCGGTCGCACGGCGCCTGGCCGAACTGGCCGCCGAGCGTGCACCCGGGCGTTGGCTGGACATTGGCTGTGGCGAGGGCTACTACACCGCGCAAATCGCCGAAGCGCTGCCCAACGCCGATGGTTATGCCCTGGACATTTCCCGCGAGGCGGTCAAGCGCGCCTGCAAACGCAATCCGCAGCTGACCTGGTTGATCGCCAGCATGGCCCGGGTGCCGCTGGCGGACGGCTGCTGCCAGTTCCTGGCCAGCGTGTTCAGTCCGCTGGACTGGCAGGAGGCCAAGCGCTTGCTCAGCCCCGGCGGCGGCCTGATGAAAGTCGGCCCCACCGCCGGCCACCTGATGGAATTGCGCGGGCGCCTGTACGACGAAGTGCGCGAATACATCGACGACAAGCACCTGGCCCTGGTGCCGCCAGGCATGGTGCTGGATCACAGTGAAACCCTCGAATTCAAGCTGACCCTCAACGGTGGCCAGGACCGCGCCAACCTGCTGGCCATGACGCCCCACGGCTGGCGCGCCAGTGCCGAACGCCGTGCCAGCGTGATCGAGCAGGCCGAGCCGTTCCAGGTCACGGTGTCGATGCGCTACGATTATTTCGTTCTTCAATAA
- a CDS encoding cold shock domain-containing protein, giving the protein MAARETGSVKWFNDAKGYGFIQREGGADVFVHYRAIRGEGHRSLTEGQQVEYAVVEGQKGLQAEDVVGL; this is encoded by the coding sequence ATGGCAGCACGGGAAACCGGCAGTGTGAAGTGGTTCAACGACGCCAAGGGTTACGGCTTCATCCAACGCGAAGGTGGAGCGGATGTGTTCGTGCATTACCGCGCCATCCGCGGTGAAGGCCACCGTTCCCTGACCGAAGGCCAGCAGGTCGAATACGCAGTCGTGGAAGGGCAGAAGGGCTTGCAGGCTGAGGATGTGGTGGGGTTGTAA